The Archocentrus centrarchus isolate MPI-CPG fArcCen1 chromosome 7, fArcCen1, whole genome shotgun sequence genome window below encodes:
- the ppdpfb gene encoding pancreatic progenitor cell differentiation and proliferation factor B: protein MAAIPAGGSLVATTDYYRRRIGSTSSSSSCGSSEYSGEVIPHHPGLPKQDSGHWWSSFFFGKQPGMTPLTEEAQHKAGVSGVVTNGQITCVAREMAMQRQVSESSDAGSPASS from the exons ATGGCAGCGATCCCAGCAGGAGGTTCTCTCGTGGCGACCACTGACTACTACCGAA GGCGCATCGGCTCTAcgtccagcagcagctcttgTGGCAGTTCGGAGTACAGCGGGGAGGTCATCCCTCACCATCCAG GACTCCCCAAGCAGGACTCTGGTCACTGGTGGTCCAGCTTCTTCTTCGGGAAGCAGCCGGGGATGACCCCACTGACTGAGGAGGCACAGCACAA GGCGGGGGTCTCAGGTGTGGTGACAAACGGTCAGATCACCTGCGTTGCCCGGGAGATGGCGATGCAGCGGCAGGTGAGTGAGAGCAGTGACGCAGGAAGCCCCGCCTCCTCGTGA